Proteins found in one Quercus robur chromosome 2, dhQueRobu3.1, whole genome shotgun sequence genomic segment:
- the LOC126715349 gene encoding uncharacterized protein At1g15400, which translates to MAGLQRSTTSFRRQGSSGLVWNDRFISGDLNKMRTTQQKQQQEVAEFRELRPSRSVGSIGLMERRPSTTTKGHAYRKDKVVSTPNKDPPSPKFAGCGFCGAIFGKQEISHQPKSNKHRAK; encoded by the coding sequence ATGGCTGGGTTGCAAAGGTCTACAACATCCTTTAGAAGACAAGGGTCCTCAGGCTTGGTCTGGAATGACCGGTTTATATCAGGGGACTTGAACAAAATGAGGACTactcaacaaaaacaacaacaagagGTCGCGGAATTTAGAGAGCTGAGGCCATCCCGGAGTGTAGGGTCAATTGGTTTAATGGAACGTAGGCCATCCACAACCACAAAAGGACATGCATATCGGAAGGATAAGGTTGTTTCAACACCAAACAAGGACCCGCCTTCTCCGAAGTTTGCAGGTTGTGGCTTTTGTGGTGCCATATTTGGAAAACAAGAGATTTCTCATCAGCCAAAATCAAACAAGCATAGGGCAAAGTGA
- the LOC126715348 gene encoding zinc finger CCCH domain-containing protein 34-like isoform X2 gives MHGSDGNAPAGKSTKTASASTDAPFVEKKISAGNETQLAQTETHLNPSESVPKVAINLNSEFKEGLEEPVPNNVSQQCASPQIAVCGYDEAPAIRSESLLIADGFIQSRSHFEADQSSEEQVEDDIEPEERWESSPGFDVLVGDKSENLGYDDDAEYLLDLDREQRELSSHFLGYDFEDPVMYDPTHPDLKHYERDIDDGYDPDDKHLFNNVRRDPGHSRDSMLDSILFRKRKHVPMELTVGDHNGMDLRDHLRRRRVTDGCPITGLSRRRGSSRLIGRSQERPRRHGMGQRLHGRMASEVGMSTIESVKNGTFSHGATANQRGLLRRSQQHRSKKVSRKKILSKHPFSSEVTRKPVTRERRSTQELTTFTGPKTLAQIKEEKKKVEENGVCIWKVGHSSRTTSTDFQAPKPLSEILKDKRKLDFVRDSDSSGY, from the coding sequence ATGCATGGGTCTGATGGTAATGCACCTGCTGGGAAATCTACAAAAACTGCCTCTGCAAGCACTGATGCACCTTtcgtagaaaaaaaaatatctgcAGGAAATGAGACACAGTTGGCACAAACAGAAACACATCTGAATCCATCTGAAAGTGTCCCTAAGGTAGCTATCAATTTGAATTCTGAGTTCAAGGAGGGACTTGAGGAACCAGTACCTAACAATGTTTCCCAGCAATGTGCCTCTCCGCAGATTGCTGTTTGTGGGTATGATGAAGCTCCTGCGATTAGATCAGAGTCCTTGCTTATAGCAGATGGTTTTATTCAAAGCAGATCTCATTTTGAGGCAGATCAGAGTTCAGAGGAGCAAGTGGAAGATGATATTGAGCCAGAGGAGCGGTGGGAATCATCCCCTGGCTTTGATGTTCTTGTGGGTGATAAATCAGAGAATTTGGGTTATGATGATGATGCAGAATATTTGCTGGACCTTGATAGGGAACAAAGAGAGTTGAGTAGCCACTTCTTGGGTTATGATTTTGAAGATCCAGTTATGTATGATCCCACACACCCTGATTTGAAACATTATGAACGTGATATCGATGATGGTTATGATCCAGATGACAAGCATCTTTTCAATAATGTTAGAAGAGATCCTGGTCATTCAAGAGACAGCATGTTGGATTCTATATTGTTCCGGAAAAGGAAACATGTGCCAATGGAGCTGACAGTTGGTGACCATAATGGCATGGATCTTCGAGACCATTTGAGAAGACGCAGGGTGACTGATGGTTGTCCAATTACTGGCTTATCAAGAAGGCGTGGCTCATCTCGTCTAATTGGTCGCAGCCAGGAAAGGCCTCGCAGGCATGGAATGGGTCAGCGTCTTCATGGAAGAATGGCATCAGAAGTGGGAATGAGTACTATTGAATCAGTCAAGAATGGAACTTTTTCACATGGTGCCACTGCCAACCAGCGTGGCTTGCTGAGGCGCTCACAACAACATAGGTCAAAGAAGGTTAGCaggaaaaaaattctctctaaaCATCCCTTCTCAAGTGAAGTTACAAGGAAACCAGTTACAAGAGAGAGGAGATCAACTCAGGAGTTGACTACGTTTACAGGACCCAAGACCCTTGCCCAGattaaagaagagaagaaaaaagttgaagaaaatgGGGTTTGCATTTGGAAAGTAGGGCATTCAAGCAGAACTACATCAACTGACTTCCAGGCTCCCAAACCCTTGAGTGAAATCCTCAAGGACAAAAGGAAGCTGGATTTTGTGAGGGACAGTGATAGTAGTggctactaa
- the LOC126715348 gene encoding zinc finger CCCH domain-containing protein 32-like isoform X1 — protein sequence MDEELQKRNTDCVYFLASPLTCKKGADCEYRHSEIARLNPRDCWYWLSGDCVNPTCAFRHPPLDGHAGVPSESAQCSAPVNKTSAPCYFYFNGFCNKGDRCSFMHGSDGNAPAGKSTKTASASTDAPFVEKKISAGNETQLAQTETHLNPSESVPKVAINLNSEFKEGLEEPVPNNVSQQCASPQIAVCGYDEAPAIRSESLLIADGFIQSRSHFEADQSSEEQVEDDIEPEERWESSPGFDVLVGDKSENLGYDDDAEYLLDLDREQRELSSHFLGYDFEDPVMYDPTHPDLKHYERDIDDGYDPDDKHLFNNVRRDPGHSRDSMLDSILFRKRKHVPMELTVGDHNGMDLRDHLRRRRVTDGCPITGLSRRRGSSRLIGRSQERPRRHGMGQRLHGRMASEVGMSTIESVKNGTFSHGATANQRGLLRRSQQHRSKKVSRKKILSKHPFSSEVTRKPVTRERRSTQELTTFTGPKTLAQIKEEKKKVEENGVCIWKVGHSSRTTSTDFQAPKPLSEILKDKRKLDFVRDSDSSGY from the exons ATGGACGAAGAGTTACAGAAAAGGAACACTGACTGCGTCTATTTCCTTGCCTCACCCCTCACCTGCAAGAAG GGGGCTGATTGTGAGTACAGGCACAGCGAGATTGCAAGGCTCAATCCAAGAGATTGCTGGTACTGGTTGTCTGGGGACTGTGTCAATCCTACATGCGCTTTTAGACACCCT CCATTGGATGGCCATGCAGGAGTGCCATCTGAATCTGCCCAGTGTTCTGCACCTGTGAACAAGACCAGTGCTCCCTGTTACTTTTACTTCAACGGTTTCTGCAATAAAGGTGATAGATGCTCTTTTATGCATGGGTCTGATGGTAATGCACCTGCTGGGAAATCTACAAAAACTGCCTCTGCAAGCACTGATGCACCTTtcgtagaaaaaaaaatatctgcAGGAAATGAGACACAGTTGGCACAAACAGAAACACATCTGAATCCATCTGAAAGTGTCCCTAAGGTAGCTATCAATTTGAATTCTGAGTTCAAGGAGGGACTTGAGGAACCAGTACCTAACAATGTTTCCCAGCAATGTGCCTCTCCGCAGATTGCTGTTTGTGGGTATGATGAAGCTCCTGCGATTAGATCAGAGTCCTTGCTTATAGCAGATGGTTTTATTCAAAGCAGATCTCATTTTGAGGCAGATCAGAGTTCAGAGGAGCAAGTGGAAGATGATATTGAGCCAGAGGAGCGGTGGGAATCATCCCCTGGCTTTGATGTTCTTGTGGGTGATAAATCAGAGAATTTGGGTTATGATGATGATGCAGAATATTTGCTGGACCTTGATAGGGAACAAAGAGAGTTGAGTAGCCACTTCTTGGGTTATGATTTTGAAGATCCAGTTATGTATGATCCCACACACCCTGATTTGAAACATTATGAACGTGATATCGATGATGGTTATGATCCAGATGACAAGCATCTTTTCAATAATGTTAGAAGAGATCCTGGTCATTCAAGAGACAGCATGTTGGATTCTATATTGTTCCGGAAAAGGAAACATGTGCCAATGGAGCTGACAGTTGGTGACCATAATGGCATGGATCTTCGAGACCATTTGAGAAGACGCAGGGTGACTGATGGTTGTCCAATTACTGGCTTATCAAGAAGGCGTGGCTCATCTCGTCTAATTGGTCGCAGCCAGGAAAGGCCTCGCAGGCATGGAATGGGTCAGCGTCTTCATGGAAGAATGGCATCAGAAGTGGGAATGAGTACTATTGAATCAGTCAAGAATGGAACTTTTTCACATGGTGCCACTGCCAACCAGCGTGGCTTGCTGAGGCGCTCACAACAACATAGGTCAAAGAAGGTTAGCaggaaaaaaattctctctaaaCATCCCTTCTCAAGTGAAGTTACAAGGAAACCAGTTACAAGAGAGAGGAGATCAACTCAGGAGTTGACTACGTTTACAGGACCCAAGACCCTTGCCCAGattaaagaagagaagaaaaaagttgaagaaaatgGGGTTTGCATTTGGAAAGTAGGGCATTCAAGCAGAACTACATCAACTGACTTCCAGGCTCCCAAACCCTTGAGTGAAATCCTCAAGGACAAAAGGAAGCTGGATTTTGTGAGGGACAGTGATAGTAGTggctactaa